From Jiangella mangrovi:
GACGACGGGGTTGTGACCCTTCCAGTCAGGGAGACGTGCGTGATGGAGATCGATGGGGCGCCGCAGCTGCGCAATCCTGTCCTGATCGCGGCATTCGAGGGGTGGAACGACGCCGGCGAGGCGGCCACCGCCGGGGTCGAGCATCTCGAGCGGGTGTGGAACGGCGAGTCGGTCGCTGCCCTCGACCCCGACGAGTACTACGACTTCCAGGTCAACCGCCCGCTCGTGAGCGTCGACGAGGACGCCGTCCGCAGCATCGAGTGGCCCACCACCCGGCTGTCCGTGGCGAGCCTCGACGACCGCGACATCGTGCTGCTGCGCGGCATCGAGCCGAACATGCGCTGGCGCGCGTTCTGCGCCGAGCTGCTCTCCGTGGCCGCAGACCTCGGCTGCGAGCAGGTCATCACGCTCGGTGCGCTGCTGGCCGACGTCCCGCACACCCGGCCGGTGCCCGTCACCGTCTCGGCGAGCGACCCCGACCAGGCCGAGCGCCTCGGCCTCGAGCCGTCGCGCTACGAGGGCCCCACCGGCATCGTCGGGGTGTTCCAGGACGCCGCCACCAAGGCCGGGCTCGACTCCGTGTCGCTGTGGGCGGCCGTGCCGCACTACGTGGCCCAGTCCCCCTGCCCCAAGGCGACGCTCGTCCTGCTGCAGCGGGTCGAGGACCACCTCGGCCTGCCGATCCCCATGGGCGACCTCGCCGAGCAGGCCGAGGCCTGGCAGCACGGCGTCGACGAGCTGGCCGAAGAGGACTCCGACGTCGCCGAGTACGTCCGCCGCCTCGAAGAGGCCCGCGACACCGTCGACCTCCCCGAGGCCTCCGGCGAGCACATCGCCCGCGAGTTCGAGCGCTACCTCCGCCGCCGCGACACCTGACGGTCTCCCCGTCCGGAATGATCACGTTCACCACCCGATTCCCTGCCACACGAGGCCTGCAGACCTCGTGATGCGCCAGTAGCCCTCGTGATGCGGGTGGCCGGCCGACCGCCAGCAGGTTGTCCACAGCTCGCGGCGGGAGCCCGAGTCGTCCACATTTCGCGTCTAGGCCGTGGCACTCGGCCTCGGAGCCGGGAAGTGTCGCTGGCATGGACGAGACGCTCAGCTTCCTCGCGAGCCAGCAGCACGGCGTTGTCACCCGGGCCCAGGCGCTCGCGGCGGGATTGAACGACGACGAGATCGCGCGCCGCCTGGCGAACGGCCAGTGGGTGACCGTTCGCCGGGGTGCCTACTCCGATCGACGGTCCTGGGCGGCCAAGGACGACCTCGAGAGGCATCGGGCGCTCTGCCACGCCGTGGTTCTGCAGCTCGCCAAGCCGGTCGTGATCTGTCACGTCTCCGCGGCCGTCGTCGCCGGCCTGCGCGTCTGGGACGTCGACCTCAACCGCGTGCACGTCTGGCGGTCGGACCTCCGTTCGCCGCGGATCGAGGGCGGCGTCCATCACCACACCGGCTCGCTCGCCGAAGCCGATGTGATGGAGGTCGACGGCATTCCCGTCACCGGCTACGCCCGGACCGCCATCGACGTCGCGCGGACGGAAGGCTTCGAGTCCGCGGTGGTCACGGCCGACGACGCGCTGGCGCACCTGGGAACGAAGAACGAGCCGTTGCTGACCGTGCTCGACACCATGCGCGACTGGCGTGGAGCCCGCGCGGCCGGCCGTGTCGTGGAGTTCGCGGACGCACGCTCCGAGAGTGTTGGCGAGTCGCGGCACCGGGTCCAACTCGAGCGCATCGGACTGCCCAGACCTGAGCTCCAGGTCCGCATGCCCGGCCCGGACGGCTCCGCGGACCGGGTCGACTTCTACTTCGCCGACCAGGCGACCGTGGGCGAGTTCGACGGGCGGATGAAGTATGAGGTGCTGCTCCGTCCCGGCGAGACGGCCCAGGACGCGATCTGGCGGGAGAAGACCCGCGAGGACCGACTGCGCGAGCGCGGTCTGCAGGTGGTCCGCACCGTCTGGGCCGACCTGTACCGGGACGAGGCCGTCGCTGGTCGATACCTCGAGGCCTTCGCCAGGAACCGTCGCCCCGTCGTCGTCGCGTGAGGGGCGCGATCACATCACGAGGACTGCGCGTGCGTCACGAGGTCTGCAGGCCTCGTGTGGCAGGGAATCGGGTGGTGAACGTGATCATTTCGAGAGGGAGATGCCGAGGAGGGCGTCGACGAGTGCGGTGATGAGGGCCGGGGCGTCGGGGTCGTTGCCGGCGGTGGCGGCCCAGCGGTCGATCGCGGCCAGCGCGCCCGGGGAGTCGAGGTCGTCGGCCAGGCGCTCGCGGACCTCGGCGAGCACCGGCTCGGCCGGCGCGCCCGCACCGGACGACACCGCGGCCCGCCAGCGCGCCAGCCGGTCCTGCGCCGCCGTCAGCACGTCCTCGGACCACTCGCGGTCGCCTCGGTAATGGCTGGAGAGCAGCGCCAGCCGCACGGCCGCGGCCTCGACGCCGTCGGCGCGCAGACGGTGGACGAAGACGAGGTTGCCGAGCGACTTCGACATCTTCTCGCCGTCGAGGCCCACCATGCCGGCGTGCGAGTACAGGCCCGCGAACGCGCCCGCCACGACGTGGGCGTGCGCCGCGGACATCTCGTGGTGCGGGAAGGCGAGGTCGCTGCCGCCGCCCTGCACGTCGAACGGCACGCCGAGGTACTCCATGGCGATGGCCGCGCACTCGACGTGCCAGCCGGGCCGGCCGGGGCCGAACGGGCTGTCCCACGACGGCTCCCCCGGGCGCGCCTTGAGCCAGACGAGCGGGTCGAGCGGGTCCTTCTTGCCCGGGCGGTCGGGGTCGCCGCCGCGCTCGGCGAACAGGGCGCGCATCTCGGCCTCGGACAGCCGCGCCACCGAGCCGAACGCCGGGTCGGAGCGCACGGAGAAGTAGAGGTCGCCGTCGAGCTCGTAGACCGACCCCTCCATGCGCGCGATCAGCCGGGTGATCAGCGGGATCGCCTCGACGGCGCCGACGTACGACGACGGCGGCAGCACCCGCAGCCAGGCCATGTCCTCGGTGAACAGCCGCGTCTCGGCGTCGGCGAGCTCGCGCCAGTCCTGGCCGGTCGCCGTGGCCCGCTCGAGCAGCGGGTCGTCGACGTCGGTGATGTTCTGGACGTAGCGGACGTCGAGCCCGGCGTCGCGCCAGGCTCGGTTGAGCAGGTCGAACGCGAGGTACGTGGCGGCGTGCCCCAGGTGCGTCGCGTCGTACGGCGTGATGCCGCAGACGTACATCGTCGCCACCTGCTCCGGCTCGACGGGGCGGACGGCGCCCGCCGCGGTGTCGTGCAGGCGGACGGGCAGTCCACGCCCGGGAAGGGCGGGCACGTCGGGGGCAGACCAGGCTCGCATGATGACGCTCAGCCTAAATGCTCAGAAGACGGGCCATGGAACCGGCATCCGCCCCTCGGGACTCGGCATCGTCCCGCGGGTGAGCAACGCGTCGATCCGCTCGGCCGTCGCCGCGACCTCGTCGGCGTCGAGCAGCGCGCCCAGCGTCGCGCCCAGGTCGCCGTCGACCAGCTCGCGCAGCCGCACCAACGACGCCCGCTCGTCGTCGCTGAGGGCCGACCCGGCCCATCCCCACAGGACGGTCCGCAGCTTCGGGTCGACGTTGAAGCAGACGCCGTGGTCGACGCCGACCACATCGGCGACCGACGGCGCCACCGTCCGGTCACCCACCAGCACGTGCCCGCCCTTGCGGTCGGCGTTGTTGACGACGGCGTCGAAGATCGCCAGCCGCCGCAGCCCGGGGTCGTCGGCGTGCACCAGCACGACGGGTGAGCCGTCGCCGTCGACCGCCTCGAGGATGGGCAGCCAGGCGCCGACGGGCGCTGAGGCCGGGATGACGTCCACCTGGCCCGCGCCCAGCGACGCCGTCCCCTGCTCCATCCAGGCCTGGCACATGCCCTCGCCGAACGGCCCGTCGGGGCGCAGCACCGTGGGCGGGACGAGATGCCAGCCGGCCGCGGCCGACACCTCGTACGCCGCCGCCTCGCGGGCGGCCAGCGTGCCGTCCGGGAAATCCCAGAGCGGCTGCTCGCCGCCGACGGGCTTGTAGACGCACCGCACCGACGTGTCGCCGTGCGTCACCCGCCCGAGCAGCGTGAGGTTCGACGCGACGACCAGCCTGCCCTCGACGGTCAGCTCGCCCTCACGGAGCAGGCTCAGCAGGTCCACGGCGGTCAGTCCCGCCGCCGGTAGCCGTTCTGCCGGGGGCAGACGTGCCCGGCCGGGTCGAGCGGCAGGCTGCACAGCGGGCACGGCGGGCGCCCGGCGGCGACGACGGCCTGCGCGCGCTTGACGAAGGCACGTGCCGCAGGCCCGGACAGCCGTACGACCATGACGTCGCGGTCGGTCTCGTCGGGGTCGTCCGGCGGCTCGCTGTCATCGTCGACGACGGCGTAGGCGGCGACCTCGACGTGCTCGTCCTCGCCGTCCCACTTGAGCGTCATGGAGCCGACGCGGAACTCCTCGACGATGGGCTGCTCGAGCGGGTCGAGGTCCTCGAGCTCGGCCGGCGCTACGGCGGGGACGGAGGTCAGCCCGCCCGCCCGGCGCAGGATCTCGTCGAGCATGTCGTCGACCCGGTCGGCGAGCACCGACACCTGCTCCTTCTCGAGCAGGACGCTGATCAGCTTGGTGTCGTCGCGGGCCTGGAGGAAGAAGGATCGCTCGCCCGGACGCCCGACCGTTCCGGCGATGAAACGTTCGGGCTCGTCGAATCGGTACACCTGCGCGGCCACCCGGAAAGCCTATCTCGCACGCCGTCGAGACCGATGATCTACTCGGCCGCGTCGCCCGCTCCCCCGCCGACGACGGCGTCGGTGCGGCTCGCGCGGCGCTTGCGGCGGGCCGGCGACCGGAGGAACCCCAGGTCGCCGCCGAGGTCGTTCATGCGCAGGACGAACGGACGGCGCTCGGTGTACGACACGACCGACACCGAGCACGGGTCGATGACGAGGCGCTGGAACTGGTCGAGGTGCATCCCCAGCGCGTCGGCCAGGACCGCCTTGATGACGTCGGCGTGCGAGACCGCGAACCAGACCGCGCCCGGGCCGTGCCGGTCGGCCAGCTCGGCGTCGCGGCGGCGGACGGCGTCGACGGCGCGCTGCTGGACGGCGCGCATCGCCTCGCCACCCGGGAAGACGACGCCGGACGGGTGCTCCTGGACGACCTTCCAGAGTTTCTCGCGGCGCAGGTCGGCCAGCGGCTTGCCGGTCCAGTCGCCGTAGTCGCACTCGACGAGGCCGTCGTCGGTGATGACGTGCGTTGCGGGTTCGCGACCAGCCGCGATGGCCGACGCGGTCTGCATACACCGCTCCAGCGGGCTGCTGACGAGGGCGGCCGGCTCGACCCGCGCGAGCCGCTCGGCCAGCGCCGCGGCGCCCGCGATCCCGGCGTCGTCGAGCCCGACCCCGGGGCTGCGACCGGCCAGCACCCCGGAGACGTTGGCGGTGGTCCG
This genomic window contains:
- the mshC gene encoding cysteine--1-D-myo-inosityl 2-amino-2-deoxy-alpha-D-glucopyranoside ligase, producing MRAWSAPDVPALPGRGLPVRLHDTAAGAVRPVEPEQVATMYVCGITPYDATHLGHAATYLAFDLLNRAWRDAGLDVRYVQNITDVDDPLLERATATGQDWRELADAETRLFTEDMAWLRVLPPSSYVGAVEAIPLITRLIARMEGSVYELDGDLYFSVRSDPAFGSVARLSEAEMRALFAERGGDPDRPGKKDPLDPLVWLKARPGEPSWDSPFGPGRPGWHVECAAIAMEYLGVPFDVQGGGSDLAFPHHEMSAAHAHVVAGAFAGLYSHAGMVGLDGEKMSKSLGNLVFVHRLRADGVEAAAVRLALLSSHYRGDREWSEDVLTAAQDRLARWRAAVSSGAGAPAEPVLAEVRERLADDLDSPGALAAIDRWAATAGNDPDAPALITALVDALLGISLSK
- a CDS encoding DUF3090 family protein, which codes for MAAQVYRFDEPERFIAGTVGRPGERSFFLQARDDTKLISVLLEKEQVSVLADRVDDMLDEILRRAGGLTSVPAVAPAELEDLDPLEQPIVEEFRVGSMTLKWDGEDEHVEVAAYAVVDDDSEPPDDPDETDRDVMVVRLSGPAARAFVKRAQAVVAAGRPPCPLCSLPLDPAGHVCPRQNGYRRRD
- a CDS encoding MSMEG_4193 family putative phosphomutase, whose translation is MPTVVLVRHGRTTANVSGVLAGRSPGVGLDDAGIAGAAALAERLARVEPAALVSSPLERCMQTASAIAAGREPATHVITDDGLVECDYGDWTGKPLADLRREKLWKVVQEHPSGVVFPGGEAMRAVQQRAVDAVRRRDAELADRHGPGAVWFAVSHADVIKAVLADALGMHLDQFQRLVIDPCSVSVVSYTERRPFVLRMNDLGGDLGFLRSPARRKRRASRTDAVVGGGAGDAAE
- a CDS encoding SCO1664 family protein, with protein sequence MTAVDLLSLLREGELTVEGRLVVASNLTLLGRVTHGDTSVRCVYKPVGGEQPLWDFPDGTLAAREAAAYEVSAAAGWHLVPPTVLRPDGPFGEGMCQAWMEQGTASLGAGQVDVIPASAPVGAWLPILEAVDGDGSPVVLVHADDPGLRRLAIFDAVVNNADRKGGHVLVGDRTVAPSVADVVGVDHGVCFNVDPKLRTVLWGWAGSALSDDERASLVRLRELVDGDLGATLGALLDADEVAATAERIDALLTRGTMPSPEGRMPVPWPVF
- a CDS encoding type IV toxin-antitoxin system AbiEi family antitoxin domain-containing protein, producing the protein MDETLSFLASQQHGVVTRAQALAAGLNDDEIARRLANGQWVTVRRGAYSDRRSWAAKDDLERHRALCHAVVLQLAKPVVICHVSAAVVAGLRVWDVDLNRVHVWRSDLRSPRIEGGVHHHTGSLAEADVMEVDGIPVTGYARTAIDVARTEGFESAVVTADDALAHLGTKNEPLLTVLDTMRDWRGARAAGRVVEFADARSESVGESRHRVQLERIGLPRPELQVRMPGPDGSADRVDFYFADQATVGEFDGRMKYEVLLRPGETAQDAIWREKTREDRLRERGLQVVRTVWADLYRDEAVAGRYLEAFARNRRPVVVA